One stretch of Bombina bombina isolate aBomBom1 chromosome 7, aBomBom1.pri, whole genome shotgun sequence DNA includes these proteins:
- the LOC128666540 gene encoding collagen alpha-1(III) chain-like isoform X1, with translation MSPEAAAAIVGMFKALTAAVLPPVASRVEPGPTAPHYPPQLGRGPGDPHQAGPSMVNHPAGSLGPGTDASLVAQSVTGAGPAGPRPLTGPPLSLVAQSEPATTSAGSGCGLASAASISGRSGDTRDVTSGAAVVTRPEPGSERHIQRARKRPSRVLSTGEGGVSGRACSAARHSAIASNANRASPLQRGRGAQRGRLRGSSVSKQAYGRARSALLERQWYHRGGASSNYVPQTRVNAPTDGAQGESLGTITAGVQGGKGLVAAGAQNVHSVRERVVRESPYVAGPANEWSGDMNDERARGVPDRAGGSTSTPIGGGSQGGHTAGLDTPLSFVSPPQDMVPTPQRTEGPGTTGVGLSVQPAGGSVAAAPGTSTPSTSAVGVATGPSRIWIIGHSYVHWAALKAHSLPEGQQLGIPTSQASIRWLGRRGLQWDGLPALLQNARHRWGQPHIILLHMGGNDIGSAPALDLINAMRSDVKWICTTFPGVRLAWSNIIPRLRWRYFPTPRIAYRVRKKVNRELGRAVIEVGGFVVRHELISADKKGLYRPDGVHLSDEGLAIFLVDLKTALVSNI, from the exons atgtcgccggaggcggcggcggccatagtgggcatgtttaaggccctCACGGCCGCCGTTCTGCCTCCGGTGGCAAGCCGGGTGGAACCGGGGCCTACCGCCCCTCATTATCCCCCTCAATTGGGCCGGGGGCCTGGGGACCCTCATCAGGCAGggcccagtatggtaaatcatccggccgggtccctagggcccggcacggatgcctcattggtggctcagtcggttaCTGGAGCGGGGCCTGCGGGTCCTCGCCCACTCACCGGACCGCCgctatcattggtggctcagtcggagcctgcaactaccagtgcaggctccggttgcggccttgcgtccgccgcgtccatttccggccggtcaggtgacacgcgtgacgtcacttccggcgccgcggTAGTCACACGGCCGGAACCTGGATCAGAGCGGCACATCCAGCGAGCGcgcaagaggcctagccgggtactctccacaggtgaggggggagtatccgggcgggCCTGCTCCGCTGCGCGACACTCTGCAATAGCTAGCAATGCAAACAGAGCAAGTCCCTTACAGAGAGGCCGCGGCGCGCAGAGAGGGAGGCTCAGGGGTTCCAGTGTTAGCAAGCAGGCTTATGGGAGAGCTAGAAGCGCATTGCTGGAGCGCCAGTGGTATCACAGGGGGGGTGCCAGCAGCAACTATGTACCCCAAACAAGGGTGAATGCGCCCACTGATGGGGCACAGGGCGAGTCGCTAGGCACAATAACTGCAGGGGTCCAAGGGGGCAAAGGGCTTGTTGCGGCAGGTGCGCAGAACGTTCATTCAGTCAGGGAGCGTGTGGTCAGAGAATCCCCCTATGTGGCAGGGCCAGcgaatgaatggagtggtgatatgaatgacgagagggctagaggggtcccagacagggccgggggcagtacttctaccccgattgggggcggcagtcaagggggacacacggctggcctggatactcccctctcgtttgtttctcccccacaggacatggtgcctacaccgcagaggacagagggcccgggtacaacgggagtaggactatctgtacagccagcaggcggatcagtggcagctgcaccaggaacatctaccccgtcaacatcggcagttg gtgtggctacaggtccttctcgtatctggataatagggcactcctacgtgcactgggcggcactgaaggcccattctcttcctgaggggcagcagttggggattccgacgtctcaggcatcaatacggtggctgggccgtagaggcttacagtgggatggtttgcctgccctcctccagaatgccagacatcgatggggacagccccacatcatcctccttcacatggggggaaatgatatagggagtgcaccTGCTCTAGatctcatcaatgcgatgaggtcggatgtcaagtggatctgtaccacgtttccgggggttaggctggcctggtccaacataatcccccggctgcgttggagatatttccccacaccgaggatagcatatagggttaggaaaaaagttaacagggagctgggtagagcagtaatagaggtagggggttttgtggtccgccatgaactgatctcagcggacaaaaaagggctgtatcgcccggacggggtgcacctgtccgacgaagggctggcgatcttcctggtggacctcaaaacggctctggttagtaatatttag
- the LOC128666540 gene encoding uncharacterized protein LOC128666540 isoform X2: MVPTPQRTEGPGTTGVGLSVQPAGGSVAAAPGTSTPSTSAVGERNVFNLSRITDTDYSTDSDSDGGKKLGLNSKGQRRMFKMLRLLVAERNQARGLGNMEQAAPLAGQSTATVSKGSGQGSESVAQLQDMSVSTRRVALQGDSYPCKIHCLHAHLKPKTVQKIRDHKYVNMFELSLEAQRDKERSEDGTGPKKIQRPDTFEEWRKCFRVFSSCYIEQRPEAAVDVIKYAEIIECIYNRYGEGMWRAYDSEFRRKMVDNPVLNFGVKDLDLWSLLIPEKGGAGAPLLRSGPQRPTGPIKRRGRECWKYNEKQCDKGASCSFRHACMYCSGQHPGVECPKRRDGGAFRGAKSGGAGQKGSNTPEAGRH, encoded by the coding sequence atggtgcctacaccgcagaggacagagggcccgggtacaacgggagtaggactatctgtacagccagcaggcggatcagtggcagctgcaccaggaacatctaccccgtcaacatcggcagttggtgagagaaatgtatttaatttgtcacgcattactgacaccgactatagcactgattcagactcagatggtgggaagaaattagggcttaacagtaaggggcagcgtcgcatgttcaaaatgttaaggctattggtggctgagcgtaatcaggctagaggtttaggtaaCATGGAGCAGGCTGCGCCGTTAGCGGGGCAAAGCACGGCGACAGTATCCAAGGGCAGTGGCCAGGGAAGCGAGAGCGTTGCGCAGCTGCAGGACATGTCAGTCAGTACCAGGAgggtggcattgcagggagactcttatccctgcaagatCCACTGCCTCCATGCACATCTCAAGCCCAAGACGGTACAAAAAATCCGCGATCAtaaatacgtcaatatgttcgagctgtcCCTGGAGGCGCAGCGAGATAAAGAGCGTAGTGAGGATGGGACTGGGCCaaagaagatccagcgcccagatacatttgaggagtggaggaagtgctttagggtattctcctcctgctacatcgaacagaggccggaggccgcggtcgatgtaattaagtacgcggaaatcattgaatgtatctataatagatatggggaaggcatgtggcgtgcttatgatagcgaatttaggcggaagatggtcgataacccggtcttgaactttggggtaaaagacttggacctgtggtccctgctcataccggaaaaggggggggcaggagctcccttgctgcggtcagggccccagaggccaacgggccccatcaagcggagaggcagggagtgctggaaatacaatgagaagcagtgtgacaaaggagcttcctgttcctttcggcacgcttgcatgtactgcagcggtcaacacccaggtgttgaatgcccgaagcggagggacggaggagctttccgtggggcaaaatcggggggggctggacaaaagggctccaacacccctgaagctggacgccattag